A DNA window from Chlamydia felis Fe/C-56 contains the following coding sequences:
- a CDS encoding HU family DNA-binding protein, translated as MATMTKKKLISTISQDHKIHPNHVRTVIQNFLDKMTDALVKGDRLEFRDFGVLQVVERKPKVGRNPKNATVPIHIPARRAVKFTPGKRMKRLIETPSKHS; from the coding sequence ATGGCTACCATGACCAAGAAAAAACTGATCAGTACAATATCACAGGATCACAAGATTCATCCGAATCATGTGCGTACTGTAATCCAAAATTTTTTGGATAAAATGACAGATGCTCTAGTCAAAGGTGATAGGTTAGAGTTTAGAGATTTTGGTGTTTTGCAGGTTGTAGAAAGAAAACCTAAAGTAGGTCGCAACCCTAAAAACGCAACTGTTCCCATCCACATTCCTGCGAGACGTGCCGTAAAATTTACTCCAGGAAAAAGAATGAAACGTTTAATCGAGACTCCTTCGAAGCATTCCTAA